One region of Cuculus canorus isolate bCucCan1 chromosome 6, bCucCan1.pri, whole genome shotgun sequence genomic DNA includes:
- the SLC11A1 gene encoding natural resistance-associated macrophage protein 1 isoform X3: protein MSRSGPATASLQPGLTGSLNQGQAQTYGTGQSPVPSWCPGTRDQTYLDELISIPKGDEPGFSFRKLWAFTGPGFLMSIAYLDPGNVESDLQCGAVAGFKLLWVLLWATVLGLLCQRLAIRLGVVTGKDLGEICYLYYPKVPRVLLWLMIEIAIIGSDMQEVIGTAIAFSLLSAGRIPLWGGVLITIVDTIFFLFLDKYGLRKLEAFFGLLITIMALTFGYETRAIDRSKKEAVREANMYFLTESCLALFVSFLINLFVMAVFGEAFYRQRNEDVHNKCVNSSVSRYAGIFPTNNETVSVDIYQGGVILGCYFGMAALYIWAIGILAAGQSSTMTGTYAGQFVMEGFLQLRWSRFARVLFTRSFAILPTVFVAAFKDVSHLTGMNDLLNVLQSILLPFAVLPILTFTSLRPLMQDFTNGLLAKVLMTLITGLVCAINVYFVVDFLPTLRGLGYYIPLGLLLAAYMVFLAYLIWTCSIAHGARFLARGHHSRFSFGVSLGPPAPAGTQ from the exons ATGTCCAGATCAGGCCCAGCCACAGCATCACTGCAGCCAG GTCTCACCGGGTCCCTGAACCAGGGCCAAGCCCAGACTTATGGCACTGGTCAGAGCCCCGTGCCCTCATGGTGCCCTGGCACCCGGGATCAGACCTACCTGGATGAACTCATCAGCATTCCCAAGGGCGATGAG CCTGGCTTCAGCTTTAGGAAACTCTGGGCTTTCACGGGTCCCGGCTTCCTCATGAGCATCGCCTACCTGGACCCGGGCAACGTGGAGTCGGACCTGCAGTGTGGTGCAGTGGCTGGGTTCAAG ctgctgtgggtgctgctgtggGCCACtgtcctggggctgctgtgCCAGCGCCTGGCCATCCGCCTGGGTGTGGTGACAGGGAAGGACCTGGGAGAGATTTGCTACCTCTATTACCCCAAG GTGCCCCGCGTGCTGCTCTGGCTCATGATTGAGATCGCCATCATTGGCTCTGACATGCAGGAGGTCATTGGGACAGCCATTGCCTTCAGCCTGCTCTCAGCTGGACG CATCCCCCTCTGGGGTGGGGTCCTCATTACCATCGTGGAcaccatcttcttcctcttccttgaCAAATATG GGCTCCGAAAACTGGAGGCCTTCTTCGGCCTCCTCATCACCATCATGGCCCTGACCTTTGGCTACGAG ACACGGGCGATAGACCGGTCCAAGAAGGAGGCGGTGAGGGAGGCCAACATGTATTTCCTGACCGAGTCCTGCCTGGCCCTCTTTGTCTCCTTCCTCATCAACCTCTTCGTCATGGCTGTCTTCGGCGAGGCTTTCTACCGCCAGCGAAATGAAGATGTG CACAACAAGTGCGTCAACAGCAGCGTCAGCCGCTACGCTGGCATCTTCCCCACCAACAATGAGACGGTCTCCGTGGATATCTACCAGGGG GGTGTCATCCTGGGCTGCTATTTTGGGATGGCAGCGCTGTACATCTGGGCTATTGGGATCctggcagcaggacagagctCCACGATGACTGGGACCTATGCAGGGCAGTTTGTCATGGAG GGCTTCCTGCAGCTCCGCTGGTCCCGTTTTGCCCGGGTGCTCTTCACCCGCTCCTTTGCCATCCTGCCCACTGTCTTTGTGGCTGCCTTCAAGGACGTCAGCCACCTCACTGGCATGAATGACCTGCTCAACGTCCTCCAGAGCATTCTG CTGCCCTTTGCTGTCCTGCCCATCCTCACCTTCACCAGCCTGCGCCCGCTCATGCAGGACTTCACGAATGGCCT CCTGGCGAAGGTGCTGATGACTCTCATCACGGGGTTGGTCTGTGCCATTAACGTCTACTTTGTGGTGGACTTTCTGCCCACGCTGCGGGGCTTGGGATACTACATTCCCCTGggcctgctgctggctgcctaCATGGTCTTCCTCGCCTACCTG ATCTGGACGTGCAGCATCGCACACGGAGCTCGGTTCCTGGCACGGGGTCACCACAGCCGGTTTAGCTTTGGGGTCTCCCTCGGCCCACCGGCTCCAGCAGGGACCCAGTGA
- the SLC11A1 gene encoding natural resistance-associated macrophage protein 1 isoform X2, with protein sequence MSRSGPATASLQPGLTGSLNQGQAQTYGTGQSPVPSWCPGTRDQTYLDELISIPKGDEPGFSFRKLWAFTGPGFLMSIAYLDPGNVESDLQCGAVAGFKLLWVLLWATVLGLLCQRLAIRLGVVTGKDLGEICYLYYPKVPRVLLWLMIEIAIIGSDMQEVIGTAIAFSLLSAGRIPLWGGVLITIVDTIFFLFLDKYGLRKLEAFFGLLITIMALTFGYEYVVVRPGQVEVLKGIFLPYCPGCGREELLQAVGIIGAIIMPHNIFLHSSLVKTRAIDRSKKEAVREANMYFLTESCLALFVSFLINLFVMAVFGEAFYRQRNEDVHNKCVNSSVSRYAGIFPTNNETVSVDIYQGGFLQLRWSRFARVLFTRSFAILPTVFVAAFKDVSHLTGMNDLLNVLQSILLPFAVLPILTFTSLRPLMQDFTNGLLAKVLMTLITGLVCAINVYFVVDFLPTLRGLGYYIPLGLLLAAYMVFLAYLIWTCSIAHGARFLARGHHSRFSFGVSLGPPAPAGTQ encoded by the exons ATGTCCAGATCAGGCCCAGCCACAGCATCACTGCAGCCAG GTCTCACCGGGTCCCTGAACCAGGGCCAAGCCCAGACTTATGGCACTGGTCAGAGCCCCGTGCCCTCATGGTGCCCTGGCACCCGGGATCAGACCTACCTGGATGAACTCATCAGCATTCCCAAGGGCGATGAG CCTGGCTTCAGCTTTAGGAAACTCTGGGCTTTCACGGGTCCCGGCTTCCTCATGAGCATCGCCTACCTGGACCCGGGCAACGTGGAGTCGGACCTGCAGTGTGGTGCAGTGGCTGGGTTCAAG ctgctgtgggtgctgctgtggGCCACtgtcctggggctgctgtgCCAGCGCCTGGCCATCCGCCTGGGTGTGGTGACAGGGAAGGACCTGGGAGAGATTTGCTACCTCTATTACCCCAAG GTGCCCCGCGTGCTGCTCTGGCTCATGATTGAGATCGCCATCATTGGCTCTGACATGCAGGAGGTCATTGGGACAGCCATTGCCTTCAGCCTGCTCTCAGCTGGACG CATCCCCCTCTGGGGTGGGGTCCTCATTACCATCGTGGAcaccatcttcttcctcttccttgaCAAATATG GGCTCCGAAAACTGGAGGCCTTCTTCGGCCTCCTCATCACCATCATGGCCCTGACCTTTGGCTACGAG TACGTGGTGGTGAGGCCAGGGCAGGtggaggtgctgaagggcaTTTTCCTGCCCTACTGCCCAGGCTGTGGGcgagaggagctgctgcaggctgtgggCATCATCGGCGCCATCATTATGCCCCATAACATCTTCCTCCACTCCTCCTTGGTCAAG ACACGGGCGATAGACCGGTCCAAGAAGGAGGCGGTGAGGGAGGCCAACATGTATTTCCTGACCGAGTCCTGCCTGGCCCTCTTTGTCTCCTTCCTCATCAACCTCTTCGTCATGGCTGTCTTCGGCGAGGCTTTCTACCGCCAGCGAAATGAAGATGTG CACAACAAGTGCGTCAACAGCAGCGTCAGCCGCTACGCTGGCATCTTCCCCACCAACAATGAGACGGTCTCCGTGGATATCTACCAGGGG GGCTTCCTGCAGCTCCGCTGGTCCCGTTTTGCCCGGGTGCTCTTCACCCGCTCCTTTGCCATCCTGCCCACTGTCTTTGTGGCTGCCTTCAAGGACGTCAGCCACCTCACTGGCATGAATGACCTGCTCAACGTCCTCCAGAGCATTCTG CTGCCCTTTGCTGTCCTGCCCATCCTCACCTTCACCAGCCTGCGCCCGCTCATGCAGGACTTCACGAATGGCCT CCTGGCGAAGGTGCTGATGACTCTCATCACGGGGTTGGTCTGTGCCATTAACGTCTACTTTGTGGTGGACTTTCTGCCCACGCTGCGGGGCTTGGGATACTACATTCCCCTGggcctgctgctggctgcctaCATGGTCTTCCTCGCCTACCTG ATCTGGACGTGCAGCATCGCACACGGAGCTCGGTTCCTGGCACGGGGTCACCACAGCCGGTTTAGCTTTGGGGTCTCCCTCGGCCCACCGGCTCCAGCAGGGACCCAGTGA
- the SLC11A1 gene encoding natural resistance-associated macrophage protein 1 isoform X1: protein MSRSGPATASLQPGLTGSLNQGQAQTYGTGQSPVPSWCPGTRDQTYLDELISIPKGDEPGFSFRKLWAFTGPGFLMSIAYLDPGNVESDLQCGAVAGFKLLWVLLWATVLGLLCQRLAIRLGVVTGKDLGEICYLYYPKVPRVLLWLMIEIAIIGSDMQEVIGTAIAFSLLSAGRIPLWGGVLITIVDTIFFLFLDKYGLRKLEAFFGLLITIMALTFGYEYVVVRPGQVEVLKGIFLPYCPGCGREELLQAVGIIGAIIMPHNIFLHSSLVKTRAIDRSKKEAVREANMYFLTESCLALFVSFLINLFVMAVFGEAFYRQRNEDVHNKCVNSSVSRYAGIFPTNNETVSVDIYQGGVILGCYFGMAALYIWAIGILAAGQSSTMTGTYAGQFVMEGFLQLRWSRFARVLFTRSFAILPTVFVAAFKDVSHLTGMNDLLNVLQSILLPFAVLPILTFTSLRPLMQDFTNGLLAKVLMTLITGLVCAINVYFVVDFLPTLRGLGYYIPLGLLLAAYMVFLAYLIWTCSIAHGARFLARGHHSRFSFGVSLGPPAPAGTQ, encoded by the exons ATGTCCAGATCAGGCCCAGCCACAGCATCACTGCAGCCAG GTCTCACCGGGTCCCTGAACCAGGGCCAAGCCCAGACTTATGGCACTGGTCAGAGCCCCGTGCCCTCATGGTGCCCTGGCACCCGGGATCAGACCTACCTGGATGAACTCATCAGCATTCCCAAGGGCGATGAG CCTGGCTTCAGCTTTAGGAAACTCTGGGCTTTCACGGGTCCCGGCTTCCTCATGAGCATCGCCTACCTGGACCCGGGCAACGTGGAGTCGGACCTGCAGTGTGGTGCAGTGGCTGGGTTCAAG ctgctgtgggtgctgctgtggGCCACtgtcctggggctgctgtgCCAGCGCCTGGCCATCCGCCTGGGTGTGGTGACAGGGAAGGACCTGGGAGAGATTTGCTACCTCTATTACCCCAAG GTGCCCCGCGTGCTGCTCTGGCTCATGATTGAGATCGCCATCATTGGCTCTGACATGCAGGAGGTCATTGGGACAGCCATTGCCTTCAGCCTGCTCTCAGCTGGACG CATCCCCCTCTGGGGTGGGGTCCTCATTACCATCGTGGAcaccatcttcttcctcttccttgaCAAATATG GGCTCCGAAAACTGGAGGCCTTCTTCGGCCTCCTCATCACCATCATGGCCCTGACCTTTGGCTACGAG TACGTGGTGGTGAGGCCAGGGCAGGtggaggtgctgaagggcaTTTTCCTGCCCTACTGCCCAGGCTGTGGGcgagaggagctgctgcaggctgtgggCATCATCGGCGCCATCATTATGCCCCATAACATCTTCCTCCACTCCTCCTTGGTCAAG ACACGGGCGATAGACCGGTCCAAGAAGGAGGCGGTGAGGGAGGCCAACATGTATTTCCTGACCGAGTCCTGCCTGGCCCTCTTTGTCTCCTTCCTCATCAACCTCTTCGTCATGGCTGTCTTCGGCGAGGCTTTCTACCGCCAGCGAAATGAAGATGTG CACAACAAGTGCGTCAACAGCAGCGTCAGCCGCTACGCTGGCATCTTCCCCACCAACAATGAGACGGTCTCCGTGGATATCTACCAGGGG GGTGTCATCCTGGGCTGCTATTTTGGGATGGCAGCGCTGTACATCTGGGCTATTGGGATCctggcagcaggacagagctCCACGATGACTGGGACCTATGCAGGGCAGTTTGTCATGGAG GGCTTCCTGCAGCTCCGCTGGTCCCGTTTTGCCCGGGTGCTCTTCACCCGCTCCTTTGCCATCCTGCCCACTGTCTTTGTGGCTGCCTTCAAGGACGTCAGCCACCTCACTGGCATGAATGACCTGCTCAACGTCCTCCAGAGCATTCTG CTGCCCTTTGCTGTCCTGCCCATCCTCACCTTCACCAGCCTGCGCCCGCTCATGCAGGACTTCACGAATGGCCT CCTGGCGAAGGTGCTGATGACTCTCATCACGGGGTTGGTCTGTGCCATTAACGTCTACTTTGTGGTGGACTTTCTGCCCACGCTGCGGGGCTTGGGATACTACATTCCCCTGggcctgctgctggctgcctaCATGGTCTTCCTCGCCTACCTG ATCTGGACGTGCAGCATCGCACACGGAGCTCGGTTCCTGGCACGGGGTCACCACAGCCGGTTTAGCTTTGGGGTCTCCCTCGGCCCACCGGCTCCAGCAGGGACCCAGTGA
- the SLC11A1 gene encoding natural resistance-associated macrophage protein 1 isoform X4: MSRSGPATASLQPGLTGSLNQGQAQTYGTGQSPVPSWCPGTRDQTYLDELISIPKGDEPGFSFRKLWAFTGPGFLMSIAYLDPGNVESDLQCGAVAGFKLLWVLLWATVLGLLCQRLAIRLGVVTGKDLGEICYLYYPKVPRVLLWLMIEIAIIGSDMQEVIGTAIAFSLLSAGRIPLWGGVLITIVDTIFFLFLDKYGLRKLEAFFGLLITIMALTFGYEYVVVRPGQVEVLKGIFLPYCPGCGREELLQAVGIIGAIIMPHNIFLHSSLVKTRAIDRSKKEAVREANMYFLTESCLALFVSFLINLFVMAVFGEAFYRQRNEDVHNKCVNSSVSRYAGIFPTNNETVSVDIYQGGVILGCYFGMAALYIWAIGILAAGQSSTMTGTYAGQFVMEGFLQLRWSRFARVLFTRSFAILPTVFVAAFKDVSHLTGMNDLLNVLQSILVSCPLLSCPSSPSPACARSCRTSRMASWRRC; the protein is encoded by the exons ATGTCCAGATCAGGCCCAGCCACAGCATCACTGCAGCCAG GTCTCACCGGGTCCCTGAACCAGGGCCAAGCCCAGACTTATGGCACTGGTCAGAGCCCCGTGCCCTCATGGTGCCCTGGCACCCGGGATCAGACCTACCTGGATGAACTCATCAGCATTCCCAAGGGCGATGAG CCTGGCTTCAGCTTTAGGAAACTCTGGGCTTTCACGGGTCCCGGCTTCCTCATGAGCATCGCCTACCTGGACCCGGGCAACGTGGAGTCGGACCTGCAGTGTGGTGCAGTGGCTGGGTTCAAG ctgctgtgggtgctgctgtggGCCACtgtcctggggctgctgtgCCAGCGCCTGGCCATCCGCCTGGGTGTGGTGACAGGGAAGGACCTGGGAGAGATTTGCTACCTCTATTACCCCAAG GTGCCCCGCGTGCTGCTCTGGCTCATGATTGAGATCGCCATCATTGGCTCTGACATGCAGGAGGTCATTGGGACAGCCATTGCCTTCAGCCTGCTCTCAGCTGGACG CATCCCCCTCTGGGGTGGGGTCCTCATTACCATCGTGGAcaccatcttcttcctcttccttgaCAAATATG GGCTCCGAAAACTGGAGGCCTTCTTCGGCCTCCTCATCACCATCATGGCCCTGACCTTTGGCTACGAG TACGTGGTGGTGAGGCCAGGGCAGGtggaggtgctgaagggcaTTTTCCTGCCCTACTGCCCAGGCTGTGGGcgagaggagctgctgcaggctgtgggCATCATCGGCGCCATCATTATGCCCCATAACATCTTCCTCCACTCCTCCTTGGTCAAG ACACGGGCGATAGACCGGTCCAAGAAGGAGGCGGTGAGGGAGGCCAACATGTATTTCCTGACCGAGTCCTGCCTGGCCCTCTTTGTCTCCTTCCTCATCAACCTCTTCGTCATGGCTGTCTTCGGCGAGGCTTTCTACCGCCAGCGAAATGAAGATGTG CACAACAAGTGCGTCAACAGCAGCGTCAGCCGCTACGCTGGCATCTTCCCCACCAACAATGAGACGGTCTCCGTGGATATCTACCAGGGG GGTGTCATCCTGGGCTGCTATTTTGGGATGGCAGCGCTGTACATCTGGGCTATTGGGATCctggcagcaggacagagctCCACGATGACTGGGACCTATGCAGGGCAGTTTGTCATGGAG GGCTTCCTGCAGCTCCGCTGGTCCCGTTTTGCCCGGGTGCTCTTCACCCGCTCCTTTGCCATCCTGCCCACTGTCTTTGTGGCTGCCTTCAAGGACGTCAGCCACCTCACTGGCATGAATGACCTGCTCAACGTCCTCCAGAGCATTCTGGTAAG CTGCCCTTTGCTGTCCTGCCCATCCTCACCTTCACCAGCCTGCGCCCGCTCATGCAGGACTTCACGAATGGCCT CCTGGCGAAGGTGCTGA